From a single Pyxicephalus adspersus chromosome 11, UCB_Pads_2.0, whole genome shotgun sequence genomic region:
- the GRWD1 gene encoding glutamate-rich WD repeat-containing protein 1, giving the protein MASRKQPTWRGKKKRQRFAPMDTAESKDPVYFEGVMEDEEEQQEEGPKSVYLPSIRPLKEDEELVMNEEAYELYHQAQTGAPCLSFDVILDNSGDNRSDYPLDMLLCAGTQTDILQNNRLIVMKMHNLHRLKKKKAVSDSESSESESEDEEEIQNRTPQMELAMVSHFGNVNRVRVTTSMNIPVAAVWAEKGLVEIFDLQQQLAAVEDPQVLSTFIREQQSKIIPIYSFSGHMTEGFSLDWSPRAAGRLISGDCHKNIHLWNPAEGGVWCVDQTPFAGHTKSVEDLQWSPTEATVFASCSIDSSIRIWDIRAPTKSCMLAVAQAHESDVNVISWNRNDPFLLSGGDDGVLKIWDLRQFQKGDSVAKFKQHAAPITSVEWHPTDSGVFAASGADDQITQWDLSVERDQDQEGESTDPGLASIPPQLLFIHQGEKDVKEIHWHPHYPGVLVSTALSGFNVFRTISV; this is encoded by the exons ATGGCGAGTAGAAAGCAACCCACATGGAGGGGTAAGAAAAAACGACAGCGATTTGCACCAATGGATACGGCAGAGAGTAAAGACCCGGTTTATTTTGAGGGAGTTATGGAGGACGAAGAGGAGCAGCAAGAGGAAGGACCGAAGAGCGTGTACCTACCCAGTATACGGCCACTTAAGGAAGACGAGGAGCTGGTGATGAACGAGGAGGCCTATGAACTGTATCATCAAGCACAGACAG GTGCCCCGTGTTTAAGTTTTGATGTCATTCTGGATAATTCAGGAGACAATCGTTCAGACTATCCTTTGGATATGTTACTCTGTGCGGGCACACAAACTGACATTCTTCAAAATAACCg ACTAATAGTAATGAAGATGCACAACCTCCATCGGCTCAAAAAGAAGAAAGCTGTATCAGATTCTGAGAGCAGTGAGAGTGAGAGTGAGGATGAAGAAGAAATACAGAATAGAACTCCACAGATGGAATTGGCAATGGTCTCACACTTTGGAAACGTTAACCGTGTTCGG GTCACTACATCGATGAACATCCCTGTAGCTGCAGTTTGGGCTGAGAAGGGTCTGGTGGAAATCTTCGATCTGCAGCAGCAGTTGGCAGCTGTGGAAGACCCACAGGTCCTGTCTACATTTATAAGAGAACAACAATCCAAAATCATACCAATCTACTCCTTTTCTGGTCACATGACTGAAGGCTTTTCCCTTGACTGGTCCCCAAGGGCAGCAG GTAGGTTAATTTCTGGTGACTGCCACAAAAACATTCATCTATGGAACCCTGCTGAAGGAGGAGTTTGGTGTGTTGACCAAACACCATTTGCTGGCCACACTAAATCAGTTGAGGATCTTCAGTGGTCTCCTACAGAAGCTACG gtCTTTGCTTCCTGTTCAATTGACTCATCAATTCGTATCTGGGACATTCGAGCTCCTACTAAATCATGCATGCTGGCAGTCGCCCAGGCTCATGAAAGTGATGTGAATGTGATCAGCTGGAATCGCAATGACCCCTTTCTTCTTAGTGGAGGAGATGACGGTGTCCTCAAAATCTGGGACTTGCGTCAGTTTCAG aaaggagATAGTGTGGCAAAGTTTAAACAGCATGCAGCACCTATCACATCTGTAGAGTGGCACCCTACTGATAGCGGTGTATTTGCTGCATCCGGAGCTGACGACCAGATAACGCAATGGGATCTTTCAGTGGAAAGAGACCAGGATCAAGAAGGAGAGAGTACAGATCCTGGTTTAGCCTCTATTCCCCCACAGCTGCTGTTTATTCACCAGGGAGAAAAAGACGTTAAGGAGATACATTGGCACCCACATTACCCTGGGGTACTCGTCAGCACGGCTTTGTCTGGATTCAATGTATTTCGCACGATCAGTGTGTAA
- the TSEN34 gene encoding tRNA-splicing endonuclease subunit Sen34 yields the protein MEEEAGSDQSGARPASSKIQIHLLHGNAFIWNVEDAREIREKHGLVGKLVGALVRKPRQNTRLGLPLELLPEEARLLVEIGAATLVCNCLNQRDSVDPGDLPVGNTSLSAAEHEEQSSKAEAEAFQQFLQNSYEEQRQLALEEKRRMLESLSENINKGRSKRKRRHGDQEEEPMESSSHAPIMDLQKLEETFHFPEEAMMVQIPTARTSIDNIKEVDLCKASPDWPYTGEKKHELRFRVFRDLWKKGYYLTSGSKFGGDFLVYPGDPMRFHAHYIAICFPQDEEIALSDIITAGRLGTNVKKTVLLCSFNKEGLVTYTSLQWSGLQ from the exons ATGGAGGAAGAAGCAGGCAGTGATCAGAGCGGTGCCCGGCCAG CGAGCTCTAAGATTCAGATTCACCTTCTGCATGGCAATGCCTTCATCTGGAATGTAGAAGATGCTCGGGAGATACGGGAGAAGCACGGCCTGGTAGGGAAGCTGGTGGGAGCGTTGGTGAGGAAGCCCAGGCAAAACACACGGCTCGGACTTCCTCTAGAACTTCTCCCTGAAGAGGCCAGGCTGCTGGTGGAGATTGGTGCAGCTACGCTTGTGTGCAATTGCTTAAATCAAAGAGACTCTGTAGATCCTGGGGATTTACCTGTG GGGAACACAAGTCTTTCCGCTGCTGAACATGAGGAGCAGTCTTCAAAGGCAGAAGCTGAAGCCTTCCAGCAGTTTCTGCAGAATAGTTATGAAGAGCAGCGACAACTGGCTTTGGAGGAGAAACGGCGCATGCTGGAAAGCTTATCTGAAAATATTAACAAAGGCAGAAGCAAGAGAAAAAGGCGTCATGGGGATCAAGAAG AAGAACCAATGGAATCCTCCTCCCATGCACCCATCATGGATCTTCAGAAGCTCGAAGAGACTTTCCattttcctgaggaagccatGATGGTGCAAATTCCAACAGCTCGAACCAGTATTGACAATATAAAAGAAGTGGATCTATGTAAAGCCTCACCGGACTGGCCATACACAGGGGAAAAGAAGCACGAATTACGCTTCAGAGTTTTCAGGGATCTCTGGAAGAAGGGATACTACCTTACCAGCGGCAGCAAGTTTGGTGGAGACTTTCTTGTTTATCCAG GAGACCCCATGCGCTTCCATGCACATTATATTGCTATCTGCTTTCCACAAGATGAAGAAATTGCATTAAGTGACATTATCACTGCTGGAAGACTGGGAACAAATGTCAAGAAGACTGTTCTGCTGTGCTCCTTTAATAAGGAGGGACTAGTGACATACACTTCTTTACAATGGTCAGGACTGCAATAA